Proteins from a single region of Bdellovibrio bacteriovorus HD100:
- a CDS encoding type II secretion system F family protein, translating into MSFLFNEWVMIPLFGICVFVIVILWADKAIAWLHKRSLGQRDEVIKILRVMGMDVDEKKVTLIILLMSFGLGALVFLIFWPSVLMGAFFGASITVAGWQLPLLLVRMIYEQRCTKFVDQMVDGLTIMANGIKAGSNPQESMKRVVEIMGNPMSQEFAQVLYQMQVGDSFESALNDLGNRIPRPDVQMFVTSINILKETGGNLAETFQTIVLVVRERQKVEKKIQALTAQGMMQGIIVTLIPFILMAVFLVIDPAFIKPMFNTTLGLVLLAAMLGLQIIGGVLIKKLVTIKV; encoded by the coding sequence ATGAGTTTCCTGTTTAACGAATGGGTTATGATCCCTCTGTTTGGCATCTGTGTTTTCGTCATCGTCATCCTTTGGGCTGACAAGGCGATTGCGTGGCTGCACAAGCGCAGCCTTGGCCAGCGCGACGAGGTGATCAAGATTCTTCGTGTGATGGGAATGGATGTGGACGAAAAGAAAGTCACCCTGATCATCCTCTTGATGAGTTTCGGTTTGGGTGCTTTGGTGTTCCTGATCTTCTGGCCCAGTGTTTTGATGGGTGCGTTCTTTGGCGCTTCCATCACTGTCGCGGGCTGGCAGCTGCCTTTGCTTTTGGTGCGCATGATCTATGAACAGCGCTGCACCAAATTCGTGGATCAGATGGTGGATGGTCTGACCATCATGGCCAACGGTATCAAGGCCGGATCCAATCCGCAGGAATCCATGAAACGTGTTGTGGAGATCATGGGAAATCCCATGAGTCAGGAATTTGCGCAAGTTTTGTATCAGATGCAAGTGGGTGACAGCTTTGAAAGCGCGCTGAACGATCTGGGCAACCGCATTCCGCGCCCGGATGTGCAGATGTTTGTGACCTCCATCAACATCTTAAAAGAGACCGGTGGTAATCTGGCAGAGACTTTCCAGACCATCGTACTGGTCGTGCGTGAAAGACAAAAAGTAGAGAAAAAAATTCAAGCCCTGACAGCTCAGGGGATGATGCAAGGGATAATCGTCACACTGATTCCATTTATCCTGATGGCGGTGTTCCTGGTGATCGATCCGGCATTCATCAAACCAATGTTTAACACAACCCTAGGTCTAGTGTTACTGGCAGCGATGCTGGGTCTGCAAATAATCGGTGGCGTGCTTATTAAAAAGCTTGTTACCATCAAAGTGTAG